The Hyphomicrobiales bacterium DNA segment GCGCCGGCCAGGCCAAGGGCGACCACTGCGGCGGCGGCGTATCCGGCACGGATGAGTGCCTCGGCGCGCGTCGGCGGATACACCAGCCGCTCATAAAAATGGCGCCATGCCACCAGGAAAAAGTCGGCGGAGCGGTCGGCATTCTGCATCGCGAACAGCGCCCAGCGGCTGGCGCCCTCGCTCGGGAACCGGTGGGGCGCCCAGCGCAGCGCGACCACCACCTCATACGCCAGGCTCCACAACAAGCAGAACGCCAGAAGCACGAGAAGCCCGATGCCGATGCGGAATGCGATGATGCGGCTCATCGGTCATACCTCGCGGCGTGCTCGCGTCGCCAGTCGGGCATGCGCGAGAAATAGATCTCGGATGTGCCGCGCCAGCCGCCAACCTTGGTTTGTTGAACCACGATCGGAAGAACGGACTTGATGTACGCGATGATCTCGTCACGCCGCAGACCAAGCCCGGCCTGCATCACCATCAGCGCCAGCTGTTCGAAGGCGCCGGCCGAACTGTCCGCATGGACCGTCGTGATGCTGCCGGGATGTCCCGTATTGATCGCGCGCAGAAACGAATAGGCTTCGGCGCCGCGGATCTCGCCGAGAAAAATGCGGTCCGGTCGCAGCCGCATGGAAGCTTGCAGGAGCATTTCGACCGTAACTCGGGCTTCGCCCTGGTCCCCCTTCGAGGCCACCAAGGGAAGGTAGTTCTTCTGGATCGGATTGACCTCACGCGTGTCCTCAATCGTGATGATGCGCTCGTCGGCCGGCACTTCCTTGAGTATCGCGTTCAGGAACGTCGTCTTTCCGGAGCTTGTCCCTCCCGAAAGCAGGATCGAATATCGACTGACAACGGCCAGCTTGATAAAGTCCTCGATGCGGCCTGCGTCGAGATGCTCGCACAGGCGGCGATCGACGTCGGACAAGGCGCCCTCTTCGGCCATCGCGACCTTGTCGAACGATCCCATGCGGCGATAATCGTCGAGCCGCATCTCCTTGATGACCTGCTTGCGGATGGCAAACGCACCGCCCGAGGTCGTCGCTGGGGGAATGACGCCTTGGAAGCGCTCCCCCGTTGGCAAGGCCGCGGACAGGAGCGGATGTTCTTCGTTGACGCTTTGCCCCGAATGACCCGCGACGCGCTCGGCCAAGTGGCGGATCGCGTGTTCGCTGAGCGCTGGCACCTCGTGCCTTTCCATCGCCGATTGTCCAAACCGTTCGACCCAGACTTCCCCAGGCCCATTGGCGCAGATCTCGACGACCTGGTCGTCCTCGAGCCAAGGTCGGATCGGCTCCAGCGCGCGATCAATGAAGACCGTCAGGCTTCGCGCCACTACGCTCACGCTTCAGCTCCCTGAGGGCTTCCTTGACCGGATCGGGATACAGTGCCGAGAAATCGAGATCGCGCCGCACGAACACGATAATCCGCGTTCCCTGGTCGAGGTAAATCGTCGGTGGAATGTTGATCGAGTTGCGCAGGGCCTCCTGAGCGATGTTGGTCAGAGTTTGGGAGATGTTCTGTGCGGCGATCTGACGGGCCTGCAGGGGAAGCTGGTTCTGGTTCACGCCGGTTTGGGTCTGCGTCACAACGCCGGTCACGGGGTCGGTGGTCGTGATGACCGTGCCGTTGCCATAGCCGTCGGTGTTCTGTCCGTATGCGCTGAGGAATTGTGCTCCCCCGCCGACCAGCGACAGCACGATCGCCGAGCCGAAGCGCTCGAGATAATGATTGTCGACGAAGCCAGCGTTGCCGGCACGGCCGAGCTCGTCGGCGCCGTTCGAACCGAGTTGCACCGACACGCCGTCGGACCGCAACATTCGGGTCCAGACGATAAAGACCCGGGTCTGGCCCTGGGCGATGCCGGACCGATACTCGCCGATCAGGCGGCTGCCCGATGGAATAAGCACGCGTCGGCCGTCGAACGACCAGACATTCTCGGTCACGACAGCCCGCACCATGCCGGGCAGATCGCTCTGTACGGCCGTTTCCAGCACGCCGCGGATCAGCGTGCCCTGCGCCACCAGCGCGTCGATGCGGTCGTTCTTTGATGCGCGGGCCACTTCGACCCCTGCGGCGGAGACCGATGCGAGGAAGCGCCTATTGGGACCGTCTTCGTTGCCTGCCGGACCACGAGGTCCGTCCTCGCCATTCGTAGCGGCGGCCGCCGAGGCGTTGTCAGCGATCACCTGTGGCGCGCGCAGCCGCTCCCAGCGCCGTCGCTCTTCCTCCTGGCGTTGCCGCTCGAGCTCCGCGAGCCGCCGCGCCTCGTCATCGTTGGGCGGTGCCGCGACAAGGGGCGGTTCCGGTGCCGGCGGCGGCGGCAGCGCCAGGGGCGGTGCGACCGGAGGAGCAGGCGGAGCGGGTTCGGGCGGCGCCGGCGGCACGACGATCGTGCCCTGATCGGTTTGCGGACGGGGCGTCGAAAGCGAAGGCGCCGGAAACTGGGTGGTCGTGAATTCTTCTTTGTCAGGCGTCGTAAACGTGGGAGTCCGGCGGGCCAGCGATCCGTAGATGAGCCAGGCGGCAATCGCCAGCGCCCCAAGCGGTATGGCGATCTTCAAAAAACCGCCGAGAGCGGTTCGCCCCCGGGCGACAGAGCTGGCGGCGGCCGCCTCGAGCTCCAGTGAACGATAATCGTCGGCCGTCGGCATGCGCGCTCAACCTCCCGAGGCGGTGGCCGCGCCCACGCGCTGCGGCGCGTAAGGCTCAAGGCCTGTCGGCTCATGCACGTTGGTCAGACGGCGGTTGAAGATGCAGGTCGATTCCTGGCCGTTGCGCAGGGTCCATTGCGCGGAGACCTTGTCGAC contains these protein-coding regions:
- a CDS encoding Type IV secretion system protein, producing MSVVARSLTVFIDRALEPIRPWLEDDQVVEICANGPGEVWVERFGQSAMERHEVPALSEHAIRHLAERVAGHSGQSVNEEHPLLSAALPTGERFQGVIPPATTSGGAFAIRKQVIKEMRLDDYRRMGSFDKVAMAEEGALSDVDRRLCEHLDAGRIEDFIKLAVVSRYSILLSGGTSSGKTTFLNAILKEVPADERIITIEDTREVNPIQKNYLPLVASKGDQGEARVTVEMLLQASMRLRPDRIFLGEIRGAEAYSFLRAINTGHPGSITTVHADSSAGAFEQLALMVMQAGLGLRRDEIIAYIKSVLPIVVQQTKVGGWRGTSEIYFSRMPDWRREHAARYDR
- a CDS encoding TrbI/VirB10 family protein — protein: MPTADDYRSLELEAAAASSVARGRTALGGFLKIAIPLGALAIAAWLIYGSLARRTPTFTTPDKEEFTTTQFPAPSLSTPRPQTDQGTIVVPPAPPEPAPPAPPVAPPLALPPPPAPEPPLVAAPPNDDEARRLAELERQRQEEERRRWERLRAPQVIADNASAAAATNGEDGPRGPAGNEDGPNRRFLASVSAAGVEVARASKNDRIDALVAQGTLIRGVLETAVQSDLPGMVRAVVTENVWSFDGRRVLIPSGSRLIGEYRSGIAQGQTRVFIVWTRMLRSDGVSVQLGSNGADELGRAGNAGFVDNHYLERFGSAIVLSLVGGGAQFLSAYGQNTDGYGNGTVITTTDPVTGVVTQTQTGVNQNQLPLQARQIAAQNISQTLTNIAQEALRNSINIPPTIYLDQGTRIIVFVRRDLDFSALYPDPVKEALRELKRERSGAKPDGLH